Proteins from one Salinispora arenicola genomic window:
- a CDS encoding right-handed parallel beta-helix repeat-containing protein, which produces MTGKDTNTAMNDQRHDHEPDRPGTRRARTRWWNVGLAAMTGLALTTTLGIGGAPATGAVDGTLTATDDRLGRSDRASTDNKGHEGKGKKDTRTGTPVPCSADALIAAITLANARGGAVLDLAKDCTYQLTADIDDGAGLPAITTPITLNGGTHTTITRAAAAPLFRIITVDAGGKLTLNHMKITGGQTAAGVDGGGILVNPGGAATIVHSTIVGNISGRHGGGVANTGTTTIRRSTVSRNTASIEGGGIYNTGLLTVGASHVHANSGFGGGIASAGGTVQITHSTLAANQSTGAGGALRSVNTITSATDSHLTANTAVSLGGGIAALSGQLTLRDVTLADNATNDGGGGLSVTAIVSTLVEDSVIMNNTAATDGGGIYNAGEAVVRRTKVTGNKAGDEAGGIYNDSAGTLTLFSTKIVKNTAVTDGGGIFNNGGIVNLNTATGTIVIKNRPNNCVNVAGCPG; this is translated from the coding sequence GTGACGGGGAAGGACACCAACACCGCGATGAACGATCAGCGCCACGACCACGAACCGGACCGACCAGGCACACGCCGGGCGAGGACACGATGGTGGAACGTCGGACTGGCCGCCATGACCGGCCTAGCCCTGACCACCACCCTCGGCATCGGCGGAGCGCCGGCTACCGGCGCCGTCGACGGCACTCTCACCGCCACCGATGACCGACTGGGAAGATCTGACCGCGCCTCCACCGACAACAAGGGCCACGAGGGCAAGGGAAAGAAGGACACACGCACGGGCACACCGGTCCCATGTAGCGCCGATGCGCTGATCGCGGCGATCACCCTGGCCAACGCCCGCGGCGGCGCCGTGCTCGACCTCGCCAAGGACTGCACCTACCAACTCACCGCCGACATCGACGACGGCGCCGGCCTGCCCGCCATCACCACCCCGATCACTCTCAACGGCGGCACACACACCACCATCACACGCGCCGCCGCAGCGCCCCTGTTCAGAATCATCACCGTCGACGCCGGCGGCAAACTCACCCTCAACCACATGAAAATCACCGGTGGCCAAACCGCAGCCGGTGTCGATGGTGGGGGGATTCTCGTCAACCCCGGTGGGGCCGCTACCATCGTCCACAGCACCATCGTGGGCAACATCAGCGGCCGCCACGGCGGCGGCGTCGCCAATACCGGCACCACCACAATCCGGCGCAGCACTGTCAGCCGGAACACCGCGTCAATCGAAGGCGGCGGGATCTACAACACCGGTCTGCTCACGGTCGGCGCATCTCACGTACACGCCAACAGCGGCTTCGGTGGCGGTATCGCTAGCGCTGGGGGCACCGTGCAAATCACGCACAGCACCCTCGCGGCCAACCAGTCCACAGGCGCAGGCGGGGCACTGCGCTCCGTCAACACGATCACCAGCGCTACCGACTCTCATCTCACCGCCAACACCGCCGTCAGCCTGGGCGGCGGTATCGCGGCACTCAGTGGACAACTGACCCTGCGGGATGTCACCCTCGCCGACAACGCGACGAATGACGGCGGTGGTGGACTATCCGTCACCGCTATCGTCTCCACCCTCGTCGAGGACAGTGTCATCATGAACAACACCGCCGCCACCGACGGCGGCGGCATCTACAACGCCGGCGAGGCGGTGGTGCGGCGCACGAAGGTCACCGGCAACAAGGCAGGTGACGAGGCCGGCGGCATCTATAACGACTCCGCCGGCACACTCACCCTCTTTTCAACCAAGATTGTCAAGAACACCGCCGTCACCGACGGCGGGGGCATCTTCAACAACGGCGGGATCGTGAACCTGAACACGGCCACCGGCACGATCGTCATCAAGAACCGGCCGAACAACTGCGTCAACGTCGCGGGCTGCCCGGGCTGA